A genomic region of Candidatus Stoquefichus sp. SB1 contains the following coding sequences:
- a CDS encoding MarR family winged helix-turn-helix transcriptional regulator: MYQITKAYELLSVGSKGTSLYARWANQCEIGYPELIVLYALNAKNRLTQKTITEEFGLIKATVSTVIRDLKKRGLIVLEASKEDRREKLVVFTEDGKKYAENIVRPLLETEERITKKIGDERIEQIIDTLDLFNILFEKELKVVHKK, translated from the coding sequence ATGTATCAAATTACAAAAGCGTATGAGTTATTGTCTGTGGGGTCAAAGGGAACATCTCTTTATGCCCGTTGGGCAAATCAGTGTGAAATAGGATATCCAGAACTCATAGTTCTTTATGCCCTGAACGCAAAGAACAGACTTACTCAAAAGACAATCACAGAAGAATTCGGGCTGATAAAAGCGACAGTAAGTACAGTAATACGTGATTTGAAGAAGAGAGGGCTTATTGTTCTTGAAGCAAGCAAAGAAGATAGAAGAGAAAAACTGGTTGTTTTTACAGAAGACGGAAAAAAGTATGCGGAAAATATCGTACGGCCATTATTGGAAACAGAAGAACGTATTACAAAAAAAATAGGTGATGAACGAATAGAACAGATTATAGACACACTGGATCTTTTTAATATTTTGTTTGAAAAAGAGCTAAAAGTGGTGCATAAGAAATGA
- a CDS encoding undecaprenyl-diphosphate phosphatase, which translates to MIEILKAILFGIVEGITEWLPISSTGHMILLDEFIKLDVSADFYSMFQVVIQLGAIMAVVVLFWNDFFPFGKKNNKQPMSQTGILSFVKMDKIILWFKILVACVPAAIVGILFDEQLEALFYNYQTVSIALIVFGIAFIVIENRNQGRQSHINTLTDLTFNTAFLIGIFQLIAAVFPGTSRSGATIVGALLLGVSRTVAAEFTFFLAIPVMFGASLLKIVKFGFVFTSQELIILVIGMIVAFIVSVLIIQFLMSYIKKHDFKVFGWYRIVLGLIVLGYFIFLG; encoded by the coding sequence ATGATTGAAATATTGAAAGCTATCTTATTTGGTATCGTTGAAGGTATTACAGAATGGTTACCAATTAGTAGTACGGGACATATGATTTTATTAGATGAATTTATAAAATTAGATGTGAGTGCAGATTTTTATAGTATGTTTCAGGTTGTCATTCAATTAGGTGCTATTATGGCTGTTGTTGTTTTGTTTTGGAATGATTTCTTTCCATTTGGAAAGAAAAACAATAAACAACCTATGTCACAAACAGGAATTTTATCATTTGTAAAAATGGATAAGATTATCTTATGGTTCAAAATACTTGTGGCATGTGTTCCAGCTGCTATTGTTGGAATCTTGTTTGATGAACAGTTAGAGGCTTTGTTTTATAATTATCAGACAGTATCTATTGCTTTGATTGTTTTTGGGATTGCCTTTATTGTTATTGAGAATCGTAATCAGGGACGTCAATCACATATTAATACTTTAACTGATCTCACTTTTAACACAGCTTTTTTAATTGGGATTTTCCAACTTATTGCAGCTGTTTTTCCAGGGACATCACGTTCGGGTGCTACAATTGTTGGAGCTTTATTATTAGGAGTCTCTAGAACCGTTGCTGCTGAATTTACGTTCTTTTTAGCAATTCCAGTTATGTTTGGTGCTTCTTTGCTAAAAATTGTTAAATTTGGTTTTGTTTTTACAAGTCAGGAATTGATTATTTTGGTGATTGGAATGATTGTTGCGTTTATTGTTTCAGTCTTAATTATTCAATTTTTGATGAGTTATATTAAAAAACATGATTTTAAAGTTTTTGGATGGTATCGTATTGTTTTAGGATTAATTGTTTTAGGATATTTTATATTTTTAGGCTAA
- the trhA gene encoding PAQR family membrane homeostasis protein TrhA produces MEEKTMRDMLHLTFGEEVGNAVSHGVMALLCLGFLPFSAVYSYLRGGIVRSVGVSIFIICLFLMFLISTIYHSMDYATEQKYVFRKLDHICIYLAIAGSYTPIALCVVKGWVGILILVLEWGAVLAGILLKSISKKSYPVLSTTIYLVMGWTAVFFIQPLLNHASLLFLALIVLGGVMYSAGVFFYSKHKKYFHFIWHLFINVASILHFIAIVFYM; encoded by the coding sequence ATGGAAGAAAAAACAATGCGTGATATGTTACATTTGACTTTTGGTGAGGAAGTTGGAAATGCTGTTAGTCATGGGGTTATGGCACTTTTATGCTTAGGTTTTTTACCGTTTTCAGCAGTTTACTCTTATTTGCGTGGTGGGATAGTTCGCTCTGTAGGTGTTTCTATCTTTATTATATGCTTGTTTTTGATGTTTTTAATTTCAACCATTTATCATAGTATGGATTATGCTACAGAACAAAAATATGTTTTTAGAAAACTTGATCATATTTGTATTTATTTAGCCATTGCTGGAAGCTATACGCCAATTGCTTTGTGTGTTGTCAAAGGTTGGGTTGGTATCCTGATTTTGGTTTTAGAATGGGGTGCTGTTTTGGCTGGAATTCTCTTGAAATCCATTTCTAAGAAGTCTTATCCAGTTCTTTCAACAACAATATATCTGGTCATGGGATGGACTGCTGTTTTCTTTATTCAGCCTTTATTAAATCATGCTTCACTTCTTTTTTTAGCATTGATTGTTTTAGGTGGTGTTATGTATTCAGCAGGGGTATTCTTTTATTCAAAGCATAAAAAGTATTTTCATTTTATTTGGCATTTGTTTATTAATGTAGCAAGTATTCTGCATTTTATAGCCATAGTCTTTTATATGTAA
- a CDS encoding DUF6054 family protein, translating to MAKYVKEFEGDYDQFIDYLKKRILEGSLSVNLEESQKTVINDVTCTVLVYERYSYSGGNRVSMNITILGYQKHIHIIGVSAGGSQATFFKINTFGEESFLKTLIYPVEEYIEKFTKHAKGI from the coding sequence ATGGCTAAATATGTTAAAGAATTTGAAGGTGATTATGATCAATTTATTGATTATTTAAAAAAACGTATTCTTGAGGGAAGTCTATCTGTTAATCTTGAAGAATCACAAAAAACAGTTATTAATGATGTCACATGTACAGTTCTTGTTTATGAACGATATAGTTATTCAGGGGGTAATCGTGTGAGCATGAATATTACTATATTAGGATATCAGAAGCATATTCATATAATAGGGGTGAGTGCTGGTGGGAGTCAAGCGACTTTTTTTAAGATAAATACATTTGGTGAGGAGAGTTTTTTAAAGACGTTGATTTATCCAGTCGAAGAATATATTGAAAAGTTTACAAAACATGCGAAAGGAATTTAA
- a CDS encoding MutS-related protein, whose translation MIKEQFQQSYQQINQKCIQLQKQSNQFAFMRFGIIVLMIVCLLVGYFQTKPFLYIFSILGIFVFVFMVYHHNHIKKELLYQQALCLTYQNHLKRINNQWHELIDTGDEFIDEKSYKAIDLDIFGKHSLFQMINVSFTQKGKETLAALLNDDHSIDNVLMHQQAVQELALHEDFVLKLETLGKMIPHQKEKIIKRWQEESCHLNISSITPLIFIVSLLTCLGLIGVCFSIAMPYSQVVLEIGAVFQLGFAFLYIKKHQELFEPIVYLGKGLESYAHIYAHIHNQTFQCAYLQELQTQICIEGRACEGIEKLLKISQRVNYRQNIFAFVILNAFGMFDFVVRNQYAKWLNDYGSSIQTWFDGLAKLEALMSLSVLKIDDFQVSVPHICHEKTLSFQNVRHPLIASDKVVGNDFVMDESLCMITGSNMSGKTTFMRTVGLNLILAYAGGYVFADEMACSCMHIMTSMRVKDNVEEGISTFYGELLRIKDMIEYAKKKEPMICFIDEIFKGTNSLDRIAGAQATIKKLSLPYAYTFLTTHDLELSHMKAQNYHFDEYYQDEQICFDYRIKKGPSQTTNGQFLLRQLGILDDFIS comes from the coding sequence ATGATAAAAGAACAATTTCAACAATCATATCAACAAATCAATCAAAAATGTATACAACTTCAAAAACAATCTAATCAGTTTGCGTTTATGCGCTTTGGAATAATTGTTTTGATGATTGTCTGTTTGTTAGTTGGATATTTTCAAACAAAACCATTTTTATATATTTTTTCAATACTTGGTATTTTTGTATTTGTTTTTATGGTTTATCATCACAATCACATTAAAAAAGAATTGTTATATCAACAAGCTCTGTGTTTAACATATCAAAATCATCTTAAAAGAATTAATAATCAATGGCATGAATTGATAGATACAGGTGATGAATTTATTGATGAGAAAAGTTATAAAGCTATTGATTTAGATATCTTTGGGAAACACTCTTTATTTCAGATGATAAATGTTTCTTTTACCCAAAAAGGCAAAGAGACACTTGCTGCGCTTTTAAATGATGATCATTCAATTGATAATGTGTTAATGCATCAACAAGCAGTACAGGAGTTAGCTTTGCATGAAGATTTTGTTTTAAAATTAGAAACATTAGGCAAAATGATTCCCCATCAAAAAGAAAAAATCATTAAACGTTGGCAAGAAGAAAGTTGTCATCTCAACATTTCATCAATAACACCACTTATTTTTATTGTTTCATTGCTGACCTGTTTAGGTTTAATAGGGGTGTGCTTTTCAATTGCTATGCCTTATAGTCAAGTTGTCTTAGAAATTGGCGCTGTTTTTCAGTTAGGATTTGCATTTTTATATATTAAAAAACATCAGGAATTATTCGAACCCATTGTCTATTTAGGAAAAGGTTTAGAAAGTTATGCACATATTTATGCACATATTCACAATCAAACATTTCAATGTGCATATCTTCAAGAATTGCAAACACAAATTTGTATTGAGGGTCGTGCTTGTGAAGGAATTGAAAAACTTTTAAAAATATCTCAGAGAGTGAATTATCGTCAAAATATTTTTGCCTTTGTTATTTTGAATGCATTTGGCATGTTTGATTTTGTAGTTAGAAATCAATATGCAAAATGGCTCAATGATTATGGTTCATCTATTCAAACATGGTTTGATGGGTTGGCAAAGCTTGAAGCTTTGATGAGTTTAAGTGTATTGAAAATTGATGATTTTCAAGTTAGTGTTCCACATATATGTCATGAAAAAACTTTATCTTTTCAAAACGTTAGACATCCTTTGATTGCTAGTGATAAAGTTGTTGGTAATGATTTTGTGATGGATGAATCATTGTGTATGATTACAGGATCGAATATGTCAGGGAAAACGACTTTTATGCGTACAGTCGGTCTGAATTTAATTCTGGCATATGCTGGTGGTTATGTTTTTGCTGATGAAATGGCATGTTCATGTATGCATATTATGACTTCTATGCGTGTTAAGGATAATGTTGAAGAGGGTATTTCTACTTTCTATGGTGAATTGTTAAGAATTAAAGATATGATAGAATATGCTAAAAAGAAAGAACCAATGATATGCTTTATTGATGAAATCTTTAAAGGAACAAACTCACTAGATCGTATTGCGGGCGCACAGGCAACGATAAAAAAATTATCATTACCTTATGCCTATACCTTTTTAACAACACATGATTTAGAGTTAAGTCATATGAAAGCACAGAATTATCATTTTGATGAATATTATCAAGATGAACAAATATGTTTTGATTATCGTATTAAAAAAGGACCATCGCAAACAACAAATGGACAATTTTTATTAAGACAATTAGGTATTTTGGATGATTTTATTTCATAA
- a CDS encoding HD domain-containing phosphohydrolase, with amino-acid sequence MTSFAMIPIIALILYLFLFISLLVVKKNETIHSFMKLLLVMIAWTAGSFCMRLGLFPSIEFWFHFSLIGILLFLPILSCFIKKYLNLKQSYFQQGIVVIIVILWAVNCFYPIFIETPQLINGKYVYQFSWSILVLFLVLMISLLQLIYRIYMAKKKRMIDLKQLVPIFVGLSFLLAGHLCLLIPFFSGFPIDVLSGIPMAICLFSALYKERLFQLNLLVSRVSCYYISTIIVMLLFYEIIPLLEKSIKNAIAITDTQVTLFISLIVMIVTILTYSLLHHLFDYVFGKTEVIQSQCLSLFTKHVSQLMRLNEIVDELDMALKNGLQVEETYIYFHDGDRYVLKNKDLSMEIQFNDQLLQLFYQKDYCLMMKECSFYMEDSILQWMQQHHIECLFLISDNKKNIGLIALPKKISKEKYTYKDISFLKSLCSVGMIAIDNAELYEQTYLEARKDYLTGVANRRRLFEVLEACAHQQLFAFGSFVMVSVDDFKLYNQLYGDEAGNVALKKIAQTIQMCIGVDDLVARYSSKVFAVILPGKTAQQAYDIAEKFSYKITQLNKGHGEEAMKVLTVSCGISCGDCIDDGFEKVLHQADEALYYAKQIGKNRIEIYNKGKIQKTSLELTHSSSYMSTVYALTAAIDAKDHYTFSHSENVAYYAQELAKAYGMNEEGTHIVYEAGLLHDIGKIGIDESILNKPGKLSPEEYEEMKKHVELSIGIIRHLPSLDYVIPAVIGHHERYDGNGYPRRISGQNIPLMARILTIADSFDAMISKRSYKPKMSVEKALLILEKEAGHQFDPQLVEVFIKMVKNKEIDIK; translated from the coding sequence ATGACGAGTTTTGCTATGATTCCTATTATTGCGTTAATTTTATATTTATTTTTATTTATATCGCTTTTAGTTGTCAAAAAGAATGAAACAATACATTCTTTTATGAAATTACTTTTGGTTATGATTGCATGGACAGCAGGATCGTTTTGTATGCGATTAGGTTTGTTTCCTTCTATTGAATTTTGGTTCCATTTTTCATTAATTGGTATCTTATTGTTTTTACCAATTTTATCTTGTTTTATAAAAAAATACTTAAATTTAAAACAATCCTATTTTCAACAAGGTATTGTTGTAATCATTGTTATATTATGGGCTGTTAATTGCTTTTATCCAATTTTTATAGAAACACCCCAACTTATCAATGGAAAGTATGTTTATCAATTTTCCTGGTCAATATTGGTTTTATTTTTGGTTTTAATGATTTCTTTATTACAACTTATTTATAGAATTTATATGGCTAAGAAAAAAAGAATGATTGATTTAAAACAGCTTGTTCCTATTTTTGTAGGTTTATCATTTTTATTAGCTGGTCATTTGTGTTTATTGATTCCTTTTTTTAGTGGTTTTCCAATTGATGTATTGAGTGGTATCCCAATGGCCATTTGTTTATTCTCTGCATTATATAAGGAAAGATTATTTCAATTAAATCTTTTGGTTTCACGAGTTAGTTGTTATTATATTTCAACAATTATTGTTATGCTTCTTTTTTATGAAATTATTCCACTATTAGAAAAATCAATTAAAAATGCCATAGCCATAACTGATACTCAAGTAACACTCTTTATTTCTTTGATTGTTATGATTGTGACAATCTTAACATATAGTCTTTTACATCATTTGTTTGATTATGTTTTTGGAAAAACAGAAGTTATTCAAAGTCAATGTTTGAGTTTGTTTACAAAGCATGTTTCCCAATTAATGAGATTAAATGAAATTGTTGATGAATTAGATATGGCATTAAAAAATGGACTGCAAGTTGAAGAAACATATATTTATTTTCATGATGGAGATCGTTATGTTTTAAAAAATAAAGATTTATCGATGGAAATTCAATTCAATGATCAGTTATTACAACTTTTTTATCAAAAAGATTATTGTCTTATGATGAAAGAATGCTCTTTTTATATGGAAGATTCCATACTTCAATGGATGCAACAACATCATATAGAATGTTTGTTTTTAATTAGTGATAATAAAAAGAATATAGGTCTTATTGCTTTGCCTAAAAAAATATCAAAAGAAAAATATACATATAAAGATATAAGTTTTTTAAAGTCACTGTGCTCAGTTGGAATGATTGCTATTGACAATGCTGAACTTTATGAGCAGACTTATTTAGAAGCGAGAAAAGATTATTTGACAGGTGTCGCAAATCGTCGGAGATTATTTGAGGTTTTGGAAGCTTGTGCGCATCAACAATTATTTGCTTTTGGTTCTTTTGTTATGGTGAGTGTGGATGATTTTAAACTCTATAATCAATTATATGGTGATGAAGCCGGGAATGTTGCTTTAAAAAAAATTGCGCAGACTATCCAAATGTGTATAGGGGTAGATGATTTAGTGGCAAGATATAGCAGCAAGGTCTTTGCCGTTATTTTACCTGGGAAGACAGCACAGCAGGCTTATGATATTGCTGAAAAATTTTCTTATAAAATTACCCAATTAAACAAGGGACATGGTGAGGAAGCAATGAAGGTTTTAACTGTGAGTTGTGGTATTTCTTGTGGTGATTGTATTGATGATGGTTTTGAAAAAGTGTTGCATCAGGCTGATGAGGCTCTTTATTATGCAAAACAGATTGGAAAAAACAGAATTGAAATTTATAATAAGGGGAAAATACAAAAAACTTCTTTGGAACTTACTCATTCATCATCTTATATGTCCACTGTCTATGCATTGACAGCGGCTATCGATGCAAAAGATCATTACACCTTTAGTCATTCTGAAAATGTTGCTTATTACGCACAAGAACTTGCCAAAGCTTATGGAATGAACGAAGAAGGGACGCATATTGTCTATGAGGCTGGTTTATTACATGATATTGGTAAGATTGGAATTGATGAAAGTATTTTAAATAAGCCTGGAAAATTAAGTCCAGAAGAATATGAGGAAATGAAGAAACATGTCGAATTATCAATTGGCATTATTCGTCATCTGCCTTCATTAGATTATGTTATTCCAGCAGTGATTGGACATCATGAACGTTATGATGGAAATGGCTATCCTCGCAGAATATCCGGTCAGAATATTCCTTTAATGGCACGTATTTTGACGATTGCTGACTCTTTTGATGCAATGATATCAAAACGTTCTTATAAACCTAAAATGAGTGTTGAAAAAGCTTTATTAATTTTAGAAAAAGAAGCAGGACATCAATTTGATCCTCAACTTGTTGAAGTTTTTATCAAGATGGTGAAAAATAAAGAGATTGATATAAAATAA
- a CDS encoding class I SAM-dependent methyltransferase: MKENKYDNEAFFKKYSEMNRSQNGLKGAGEWSELQKVLPDFNGKYVLDLGCGYGWHCMYAAQNGAKYVLGTDISQKMLDIALKKNHHPNIEYQCIAMEDIQGLENSFDIVLSSLAFHYVFDYEQLIQNIHGWLKRLGYLVFSVEHPVFTAQGKQDWYYDDDGNIMHFPVDHYFYEGVRHAQFLGEEVIKYHRTLTTYFNTLLVNGFEILNIIEPQPPKDMMNIEGMQDEMRRPMMLIVLAQKK, translated from the coding sequence ATGAAAGAAAATAAATATGATAATGAAGCCTTTTTTAAAAAATATAGTGAAATGAATAGATCACAGAATGGTCTAAAAGGAGCAGGAGAATGGTCAGAACTGCAAAAAGTTTTACCTGATTTTAATGGAAAATATGTTCTTGATTTAGGATGTGGCTATGGATGGCATTGCATGTACGCTGCTCAAAATGGTGCTAAATATGTTTTAGGTACTGATATATCACAAAAGATGTTAGATATTGCTTTAAAGAAAAATCATCATCCAAATATTGAATATCAGTGTATAGCAATGGAAGATATACAGGGCTTAGAAAACAGTTTTGATATTGTTTTAAGTTCACTTGCTTTTCATTATGTTTTTGATTATGAACAGTTGATCCAAAACATACATGGCTGGTTAAAACGATTAGGATATCTTGTGTTTTCTGTAGAACATCCAGTATTTACTGCCCAAGGAAAACAAGACTGGTATTATGATGACGATGGGAATATTATGCATTTTCCTGTTGATCATTATTTTTATGAAGGAGTCCGTCATGCTCAGTTTTTAGGTGAAGAGGTCATAAAGTACCATCGAACTTTAACAACGTATTTCAATACACTGTTAGTGAATGGTTTTGAAATATTAAATATTATTGAACCACAACCACCAAAAGATATGATGAATATTGAAGGTATGCAAGATGAAATGCGAAGACCAATGATGCTTATTGTTTTAGCACAAAAGAAATAA
- a CDS encoding GrpB family protein — MGSTAICSIYAKPIIDILVEISKDYKLSDYKKVIMKNGYICMSETSDRISFDKGYTEKGFAKRVFHLHLRYMKDNDELYFRDYLIEHTDIAITYEKLKLELWKKYEFDRNERSCVL, encoded by the coding sequence ATTGGAAGTACGGCAATTTGCTCAATTTATGCAAAACCAATTATTGATATTCTTGTAGAGATTTCAAAAGATTATAAATTATCAGACTATAAAAAAGTGATTATGAAAAATGGCTATATTTGTATGTCTGAAACTTCTGATCGGATATCTTTTGACAAGGGATATACAGAAAAAGGATTTGCGAAGAGAGTGTTTCACCTTCACTTAAGATATATGAAAGATAATGATGAGTTATATTTTAGAGATTATCTCATTGAGCATACTGATATTGCTATTACGTACGAGAAATTGAAATTAGAATTATGGAAAAAATATGAATTCGATAGGAATGAAAGAAGTTGTGTTTTATAG
- a CDS encoding sialate O-acetylesterase: protein MKSVLLIGQSNMAGRGFLNEVTPIYNENIFMLRNGRWQMMTEPIHFDRSVAGVGPAASFAQAWCNANKDEQIGLIPCAEGGSSIDEWNKEGALFRHAVSEAKFAMENSELIAILWHQGESDGRSEKYKNYYQKLNVLVNSFRKELGTLEIPFIVGGLGDYLGKSGFGKSCVEYDLINKELHEYAENNKNCYFVTGEKLYSNPDGIHINAESQRRFGIRYFEAYQTKSNIIEPLENEVNIVKELCEREYTIAEKRYITLEQFTLGKGSMEEVMNFLK, encoded by the coding sequence ATGAAATCAGTTTTACTTATAGGACAATCAAATATGGCAGGACGTGGGTTTTTGAATGAGGTTACGCCGATTTATAATGAAAACATTTTTATGCTAAGAAACGGCAGATGGCAAATGATGACAGAACCTATACACTTTGACAGGTCAGTTGCTGGTGTTGGACCAGCGGCTTCCTTTGCACAGGCATGGTGTAACGCAAATAAGGATGAACAAATTGGACTTATCCCTTGTGCGGAAGGAGGAAGTTCCATTGATGAATGGAATAAAGAAGGTGCTTTATTTCGTCATGCTGTTAGTGAAGCAAAATTCGCTATGGAAAACAGTGAATTGATTGCAATTTTGTGGCATCAAGGAGAAAGTGACGGTCGTAGCGAAAAATACAAAAATTATTATCAAAAACTTAATGTTTTAGTTAATTCATTCAGAAAAGAACTGGGAACTTTGGAAATTCCGTTCATTGTTGGCGGTTTGGGAGATTATTTAGGTAAATCTGGATTTGGAAAAAGTTGTGTAGAGTATGATTTAATTAACAAAGAATTACATGAATATGCCGAAAATAATAAGAATTGTTATTTTGTAACAGGGGAAAAACTATACTCTAATCCAGATGGTATCCATATTAATGCGGAGTCTCAAAGAAGATTTGGCATTAGATATTTTGAAGCTTATCAGACCAAATCCAATATCATCGAGCCATTAGAGAATGAAGTGAATATAGTAAAGGAATTGTGTGAAAGAGAATACACTATTGCGGAGAAAAGATACATAACACTAGAACAATTTACCTTAGGAAAAGGTTCTATGGAAGAAGTAATGAATTTTTTAAAGTAA
- the lspA gene encoding signal peptidase II, with protein sequence MRKINLTYKNILLYVISFGIIVGGDQITKIIVDHTLSLGASYSIIDSFFYFTYSHNDGAAWGIFSGKLELFFVIAIVAAVGLIYYFIQSEAYQKLTRFGIVLIFSGMIGNLIDRVCLGYVRDFIDFIIFGYDFPIFNVADMAITIGFILVIIEVGIEEYKAWKISKSEL encoded by the coding sequence ATGAGAAAAATAAATTTAACATATAAAAATATATTATTATATGTCATATCGTTTGGTATTATTGTGGGAGGCGATCAGATTACAAAGATTATTGTTGATCATACGCTTTCATTAGGAGCAAGTTATTCTATTATAGATAGTTTCTTCTATTTTACATATTCCCATAATGATGGTGCAGCATGGGGAATATTTTCTGGAAAACTGGAATTGTTCTTTGTTATTGCTATTGTTGCAGCCGTTGGACTGATTTATTATTTTATTCAATCTGAAGCTTATCAAAAGTTAACAAGGTTTGGAATTGTTTTGATTTTTAGTGGGATGATTGGAAATTTAATTGATCGTGTTTGTTTGGGTTATGTTAGAGATTTTATTGATTTTATTATATTTGGTTATGATTTTCCTATTTTTAATGTTGCTGATATGGCTATTACAATAGGGTTTATCTTGGTCATTATAGAAGTAGGAATAGAGGAGTATAAAGCATGGAAGATATCAAAATCAGAATTATAG
- a CDS encoding ester cyclase, whose protein sequence is MDKSYHVGVEGMKEHITAVRQTYPDLKMTIIRQYSDGDYIISEFIAEGTHKGKWLGMKPTGKKLTFTGVDVDKVIDGKIVEHSGAMNTFETLFEEEIIKPA, encoded by the coding sequence ATAGATAAATCATATCATGTAGGTGTTGAGGGTATGAAAGAGCATATTACAGCCGTAAGACAAACATATCCAGACTTGAAAATGACAATAATTCGACAGTATAGTGATGGAGATTATATTATTTCTGAATTTATCGCAGAAGGAACACATAAAGGCAAATGGCTAGGAATGAAACCAACTGGAAAGAAATTAACTTTTACAGGAGTAGATGTAGATAAAGTTATTGATGGAAAAATTGTTGAGCATAGCGGTGCTATGAATACTTTTGAAACATTGTTTGAAGAAGAAATTATCAAACCCGCATAG
- the trhA gene encoding PAQR family membrane homeostasis protein TrhA, whose product MKKLFQKAMDPISSETHFIGACLSVVGLFIMIFVGIKRDTAPFVMGAATIFGISLIALYSASCIYHYFQGSQKIKTILRKLDHSMIYVLIVGTYTPVAVYCMSAPHVYYFLGILWTIALIGIVVKVCWLNAPRAIATAIYLILGWAIVFDFQSFGGIPGNCLSLIAAGGIAYSIGAFIYIFKKPNLTERFGFHELFHIFVMLGSFLHYLAILIYVL is encoded by the coding sequence ATGAAAAAGTTATTTCAAAAAGCTATGGATCCAATAAGCAGTGAAACACATTTTATTGGTGCTTGTTTATCTGTGGTGGGATTATTCATAATGATATTTGTTGGTATCAAACGTGATACTGCACCCTTTGTGATGGGGGCTGCGACTATATTTGGGATTTCATTAATTGCATTGTATAGTGCAAGTTGTATTTACCATTATTTTCAGGGAAGTCAAAAAATAAAAACAATTTTAAGAAAATTAGATCATTCAATGATTTATGTCTTAATTGTTGGAACTTATACACCGGTTGCTGTTTATTGCATGTCAGCACCACATGTTTATTATTTTTTAGGAATTTTGTGGACGATTGCATTGATTGGTATTGTTGTTAAGGTTTGCTGGTTAAATGCTCCTAGAGCGATTGCTACGGCTATTTATCTTATTTTAGGATGGGCAATTGTCTTTGATTTTCAGTCATTTGGTGGGATTCCAGGAAATTGTTTATCATTAATTGCTGCTGGTGGAATTGCTTATTCAATTGGTGCATTTATCTATATTTTTAAAAAACCAAATTTAACAGAGCGATTTGGTTTTCATGAACTGTTTCATATTTTTGTGATGCTAGGATCTTTCTTGCATTATCTGGCTATTCTTATCTATGTTCTTTAA
- a CDS encoding DUF1836 domain-containing protein: MNNNTFDDILIKVENISDLKAQDIPSLDLYMDQIMTLFDINLADNKRYEDDKLLTKTMINNYSKEGLLKPIKGKKYSKDHILQMLLIYSLKNTISIQEIKKVLQPYHESTEKIEPIYNQFLEDKKELSHCVTTSIQEFIHENNINLDDHDQLTMMILLLCAISNQYKTIAEKLLDTYYQDIEE, encoded by the coding sequence ATGAACAATAATACATTTGATGATATTCTCATAAAAGTTGAAAATATCAGTGACTTAAAAGCTCAAGATATCCCTTCATTAGATCTTTATATGGATCAGATTATGACACTCTTTGATATTAATCTAGCTGATAATAAAAGATATGAAGATGATAAACTTTTAACCAAAACAATGATTAATAATTATTCCAAAGAAGGTCTTTTAAAACCTATTAAAGGAAAGAAATATTCGAAAGATCATATTCTACAAATGTTATTAATCTATTCTCTAAAAAATACCATTTCTATTCAAGAAATCAAAAAAGTCTTACAGCCTTATCATGAAAGTACTGAAAAAATAGAACCTATCTACAATCAGTTTTTAGAAGATAAAAAAGAGTTGTCACATTGTGTAACAACTTCTATTCAGGAATTCATCCATGAAAATAATATAAATCTTGATGATCATGATCAATTAACAATGATGATTTTATTACTTTGTGCCATCAGCAATCAATACAAAACAATCGCTGAAAAGCTGCTGGATACCTATTATCAAGATATTGAAGAATAA